The nucleotide sequence aattCATATTAATACATATATCCTAGTATTAAGCTATTTTAATACTTACTACTTCTTGCAAGTGTTGATTCTGgtataatttcttttgttacttattcgattttcttttaatattttaactaggTTTACTAATATTGAGACAAAAATGTTAGTATGTAAGTAATACATTGTTGTTAGGTGTAATTTCTCAGTGTAAGTTATATGTGTATCGTCAAATATATTTCTTCTTCTATGACGTCATTCTCATTTCCTATATTGTTGTGTCACGTTCAATCGTATCACGTTGTTACATTTCATTGTTGAACTGTGTTCTTTTCGGTTACGTATTATTTGAATTGCAGATACAAAAGTAAACATTCAACCCTAAATATAAGGAAGCTGAGTTCCCTCTAGCTCTTACCTTAATACGCCACTGTTATGTTGATAACACCACTAGTAACTTACCTGTCCCACTGGAATAGAAGCGGAAAAAAGGACAGAGAACAGAAAGGTGGCTGCACGTGACAACCTCAGACGGGCGACGTTAACCCCCATTGAGAACGCAACAAGCAATTCGTGAATAGCAACTCCAAGGAACAAGTTGAAGAGGGTGACAACATCATTCTGCAGCCCTAAGGCTAACCCTTCGAAAATAGAGTGGATAGTTAAAGATAAAACTAGCAAAATAAAACGGACTCCTGATTCTTGGTATATTAGGTTGCCTATGTCTGCGTGAGAATGGCCGTGGCTAGCTGTATGTCCAGATCCCACTGTGGTCAACGAAGAGGTCTCTTGTTTGTCTTCATAATCTTGATAAGAAGAAGCAGATTCGAGGCCAGAAACCTCATTGATGTGATTAGATAGAGTTCTTGCTTTTAAATACATTTCCTCTTCGTCTGTAGAATGATTAGCTTCAGAAAGCAAAGATTCTCGACTTTCGCTTTTTAATAGACGTTTTGACCTGTCTGGGTCAGAATTAGTTTCTTTGTCGCACCAGTCCTTCTTGTCTAAATTAATAAAGCCATTAGAAGATGGTAAACGTACGGAAGTTTTGTTTTCCTGGTAGTTCAGTGCGACTTGCTCTATAAGAAGAGCCAGGACAAACCCAACAAAGACCATACACTCTGTAATAGGAATATTTGTGTGTATTCCCTTCAACTCTAAAACTAATTGAAACATTTTTCGCACTTCAGGCAATAGGCCCACAAAAAATGTCGCCATAAAGACTCCTCCCGAGAAACAGTTGGCCAAGCTGAGAGCCAACTGGTACCTGAGACCACGCATTGTTTGTGGCCAGCGAGCAACACAGAAATAAGGTACCATAAATGATGCTAACATGCTTCCAAACATCCCCATTGAACTTACAATTTGAGCAGTCACTAGTTCTACTCCAGAATAATATTCCATCCCGTTCTTCTTGACTGGCTTACTCCATGGAAAGCGAGTGCTCACATTCATCTGGTCAAGGTATGTCTGATTCAGCTGTTCTAACGTTTCGCTCATATTTACAGGTGCGAACATTATATGACAAGTGTGCGGTTTTCCTATTTAAGACAGTGATGCCTTCCTATACAGATAGTAGTAGCTCACATATACTGTTGATATTGTGAAATTTCTGTACAAGCGACCataacacacaatattaaaaaaaataataaaaactagtcTGAAGGAATTGCCTTTATATTAAcagtatttaaaagaaacaaagacaaCTAACTTTGGTTATATTTATTCCGATATCTACTGAAACAAACAGCAACAACTAACTAAACTCATAAAGATGTTATATAACTTTTTATCTAACGTCATTCCTTGTGGACCGATACACTGGTTCTATCGTTGCGTTTTCCAGTGGCTGTTCACACTTGTGCAAGAAAACCTGAACGAGTAACGCGTACCTGTAACACGAACAGAGGAAATGATACCCTATGACGTCTGTACTACGTCACATAATAGCGTACTGGTTCAAACTAATAACATTCTTAAAAATAATACAGCGCCTTACCAGATTCTACcatttacagaagaaaaaaaaaggcatgTGTATATGTATTCGTATTtcataatatacaatattatttctaAAGTAATGATATTAAAGTACTATAAATACAGTTAATGTAATTTGCAAACAAGTTTGGaaaaaatttcaaaaccaaaGTTTATATAAGCCACAATTATGCAagtagtttgttgttttgtttaaggAATGTTCCCACCATATCACACAACAAGCTATCTGCGCATAAATGAGAACTCTCAAAACAAGTTATTATGTAAATTATGAAAACACGCATTTCTTACACTTGTCATGTGACATAGGTACTTGTAATAAGAGCGTGCAGTTAGAGCAGCTGTGCCATACCCAGTGGCGCATAAATCAATGAGTTTGTATTCAATAAACAGAGTGACACCTGTCGAGTAGAACAACGATACCTGATGACATTAAATATACGCGCTCAAAGAGCCTgaggttaaagcgtttgactcgaaATCTGCGGATCGCAAGTTCGAGTCCCATCAccgaacattctcgccctttcagctatgtgagcgttataatgtcacgagtAATCCCACAATTTGTTAAAAAGGAGAAATTCAAGATCTGGCTGTGAGTGGTGCtgactaattgtcttccctctagtgtatcacttCCAAATTAGAAAGGTTAAAGCAGATAGTCcaagagtagctttgcgtgaaattcaatcAACaattagcaaacaaacaaatacacgcTCTGCTGTGGAGTTCAGAGACGCCTTCTTAATTCAGAGAGACTCCAAATGTAACTACCACAATGGAGGGGACAGACCTTTCTcggtaaaaaaagaaaacaaagttaggATACCCATCCGTAATGCCCTAGCTGTGTGTGTCAACCTGTGAGTAGGAGTGTAAACATGGTTTCAAATGTGGCACCTCTGGGGATTCCAGTGAGGTCAGGAACACGAAAACAAATGGTAAATTTGAATTAAACGACTCTACAAACGTCCTCATGGACTCCTTGCCAAACAGGTAAGGACATTCCTCGCCCCCCTTTCGGGTTCTGTCTGGAACTGCTATTTTCAAAGCTATGGGAGAAGTTCGCGCACAAACAAATTTGCAAACACAACGTGAATTAATATAATACATGACTACCTGAAGCATCTGtttaaatacttgtaaaacggcAGATACACGCAAGGAGGTAGCAACTTATCCTATCAAACTGCAGCTGTTAGGAGTCGATAACGAACGATTAATCACCGGTCTCATGTAGCTACTATTACATAACAAATTACAATACAGTATTTATAACTAGATACTAAAGCTGTAACGCATCCTTCCAATACAGAGGAATGTACAGTCACTGCTTTCTCCTTAAATATATCAAGACGAATAATGAGGTATAGTtttcagggttttttttttgttgttgttgttttggttttttacaAAGAATTACTTTATAGAATAGTTTGttccgtttgtttttttttttaatttcgcgcaaaactacacgagggctatctgtgttagccgtccctaatttagcaatgtaagactagagggaagatagctggtcatcatcacccaccgccaactcttgggctactcttttaccaatgaacagtgagattggccataacattataacgcccccgtggctgaaaggacgagcacatttagtatgacgaggattcgaaccaaagaccctcagattgcgagtcgagcgccctcaccacTTGGACATGCCATGACTGTCACACTAAGCCCGATCGACGATATAAGAAGTAATTTCAAGGACAGCACAAGATCTTTGTTTAAAAATGCCAATAATCTAAATACCAGTTtgtttatatgataaaatatattccaTAAACACCTGCTACTTCAACATCCGAAATTATAACAACAATCTTTAAAACCAAACAATgataaactggattttatttccgGCGGGTTGAATGGTTTACAATACCGAGTCGGCAAActactgaataaagaaaataaaccttACTgcgttgtttgttattaaacacaaaattacacaagagGCTATTAGTTCTTTGCCCATCACGGTTATCttaacccgatttctagcagtctAACTCCGCAGACTTGCCACTTGGGGGCATTCTACTGTGTTGCATACAATAGAATCACCTAATGCAATGAGGTTGTGTcagttctattttattattattaaacttttgaaCTACGCTtagttaaattttgttatatCCCATTTGATAGACGTTTATCATATTTCagagttttataacatgtaaTTTCATTTATCATACATTTTTTTCTAGCGGAAAAAACATTGTAATGGGTCAACAACACCTATACCAAAACAAATTCCGAATTAAAATCATGTAGTATTTTGTTGAGTAGCATTTTATTATTCCTTCAACCAAGTTAAGGAGGTCCTATAATCTGTTTCTACTTTAAAATCCTGGATTCTTGtagttaaaatagaaaatttgttAGTTCATGCGACCCCATTAGATACGTGTGATGTTTCTACTACTGTGAAAAAACACGTACAATGTTTTGATTCACCATTAATGCAAATTGTGTGTGATATTTAATAgctatgtaaatatatttgtaagttcTTACACATATTCAATGTTTAAGAGATATAGTTAGAAAAACCATTGTAGCCTTCTAATTTTATAAGCATGAAAAATGAACCACGGAGATTGGGGAATATAGTTAAAAACTTTGAAGTCAAGGAAACAAGATAAGATACGCCTTATACATTATTATGTTACTTCATTTATCCTATCAGAATTTAAGTGTTAGCAGAAAAATGTATTTAGCGATCGAAACTTTAACCCCTAACAGCCTCCTTGATACCTACATATATGAATTTTATCTATTTCTTCGTTAAACGGGCAAATTGATTTATTCACGATCTGCCTCAGTTTATCTACTGCACGTTTAGTAATGaattatattatcatttaatgtggttaaaatatttcatgtccgCCCCAATTTTACTCTTCCGTAAGATTTGTTttggtctgaatttcgcgcaaagctactcaagggctatctgcactagccgtccctaatttgacagtgtaagactggagggaagacagctagtcatcaacacccaccgccaactctttggctactcttttaccaacgaatagtgggattgaccgtcacattataacacccccacggctgaaatggcgagcatgtttggtgcgacgtggattcgaacccgcaaccgtcagattacgagtcgaacacattaacccacctggtcatgccgggcctttccaTAAGAATGCAACATACATCCATATAtgtaaacacatacatatatgaaTACATGCGTCTAGTAATTTGCACatcttataaagaaatattattagttATACATTTCCACGTTAAAAGTGTCTTGAGAATGCCGCGTTGCTATTGggtaaatttaacataaattctAGTTGCTTTAAAAAGTTTCTGTAATGTTAAAAGGATTAACTGATATGTCGTGTAACACGTATAACAGAAGTAACTATATTTCTGTACACCAATAATGTAATTGGAGATGAAACCGATACAATTtacgattttgtttttaaaatatacatttatataccattatttattctttaatgGTGGCGCTGTTCGACGaaaataaattcttgttttaCCTATCAGTTTTTTTATGGTACTAACTTATCATacttattgttttcttaaatGCTATATGATTAGTTatgttcttgttctttgaacCATGTGTACTCATGTTTACTAAAATGTTCAATGTAATGTCATGCGTTTTGTTGCAAACCTATTCATACTTTCTATAACACTAAAGACAGCTTGTTCTACCATTTTTCTACCACATAGGGCtgaatacattaacatttaaacGTTTTTAAATATGCAGGTTGGTTATTCATGGAGTAACCACAACCGAAATGAAATCGCAGTGGAAGGAAATATACCAGAATtactttttgatattatttggtGTTTCGAAGTTAATGCGATGCCATTCGAAAACTGATCGCTTTTGGAAAAGGTGTGTAACAGGCCTTTcgaatgtaaattattcatacattCGAGATATTTTTAGATAAGATATTTAGAATATCCAGGTAGCATATATCCCTAATGCTTAATACATGGGAAAAACGAAGGAATACGGATCAGATTTAAATATGCAGGTTGGTTATTCATGGAGTAACCACAACCGAAATGAAATCGCAGTGGAAGGAAATATACCAGAATtactttttgatattatttggtGTTTCGAAGTTAATGCGATGCCATTCGAAAACTGATCGCTTTTGGAAAAGGTGTGGAACAGGACTTTcgaatgtaaattattcatatattcGAGATATTTTTAGATAAGATATTTAGAATATCCAGGTAGCATATATCCCTAATGCTTAATACATGGGAAAAACGAAGGAATACGGATCAGATTCGGTAACCAGGACCATACAGAAagaagacctgcaacaagtcgtaccgCAGACGTGATAAGTTATGTGTAGCTTATTGTAACATTTGACAATCCACGAATACAAAGATCAGCTTCATATAGAAAACCTACACAAGTTACGAGTATCAAGCTACTTCCACAGATATCCTTTCAACTTACAAATACCTCTAGCAACTATAGAATGaaatggacattaaaactattccATATGAATGCAGAGCCTGCGAATTTCGATCTGATAGGAccattttaacagtgtaagaggAAATTTGAAAAGCATGCAGGGAAGAGTGTTGTGCTTTAAACATAATAACCTTAATGTAGAGCTTTCTGCAATTGAAACTGCATTGGACTGTTGTCATGATACAGCATGACAGGGTGTGGTGACATAAACTTTAATgacatattgaaaaaaaatcaattaaaaatagcatatttgtattcataatattttaaactttttcctTGTTTCGCTAACAATtaaggtattttttttatttatttattgctaaacTCCTCACCtggtagctcagcggtaagtctgtagacttataatgctaaaagttaAATTTCGACTCCTGAAGcagacaaagcacagatagccttgaacttagtgtttaataataattattaaaaatgatcaataaaaattaaattattagctGATCAGAGATTAAAATTAATGGACTTTATgtgaagaatttgtttgtttgtttttaatttcgcgcaaaactactcgagggctatctgcgctagccgtcactaatttagcagtgtaagacaaaattaccaaccaccgccaactcttgggctactctcttaccaacgaatagtggatttaccgctacattataacgcccccacggttgaaagggcgagcatgtttagtgcgaccgggattcgaacccgcgacactcggattatgagtcgaacgccttaacacgcttggccatgccgggcctttatgtGAAGGAGCCCAGGCTAGCCCTGTGataaaaatctgtatttaaaagCTAATGATACAATATTCCCCCGACGTTTGAGctgtagatgcgttataagaataagtttgtttgttttggaatttcgcacaaagctactcgagggctatctgtgctagccgtccctaatttagtagtttaagactagagggaaggcagctagtcatcaccacccaccgtcttgggctactttaccaacgaatagtgggattaaccgtaacatgaTGCAATATTCCCCGCGGGCGCGACGTCGGACTACGAGTGAGctgtagatgcgttataagaataaGAGTCAAACCTTCAGTATGAATGGTATAATACTGCTTCCCTCTAAACACTAGttcaaaattatagtttgtttgtttgtaggtaatcacaaagctgcacaactgACTTTCTGTGCTGTGACTACATAAAGTATTTAAACCcagtttataatgttataagtctgcaaacttaccgctgtactactaGGTTGCCAaaattagggtttgtttgtttgttttgaatttcgcgcaaagctacacgagggctatctgcgctagcgtccctaatttggcagtgtaagaatagagagaaggcggctagtcatcaccaaccaccgccaactcttgggctactctctgaccaacgaatagtgggattgaccgtcaataacgcccccacggctgaaaggatgagcttATTTCGTGTGACAAGGATtagaaccctcgaccctcggattacgagtcgagggtcttaaccacctggtcataccggggcTCCAAAATTAAAGATGGCAACATATAACCTTAGTAACTTTGCCACACATAGGAACAAAACAACAAttcatgatttttaaaattatgcataTTCCATTATACATGACTTATACTTTTTATATCAATCATACCTAAATATGCAATCTTATCTGGCGTGTATTCTGCCacatttactttttttacttcAGTGGACCATGAGAAATGTAAATTAAACCCTTCTTCCTATCACTACACTAGAgtgattttgaatttaatttcGAAAGActtaaaatagttaaaacaagACGAATCTATTTCTTCCTTCTCTGTTCCTTAACAGAATAGCTCAGATTCAGCCATGGTGATGTTTCTTTCAattctcttacagtgtagaatataaaTTAACTATTTCTTGTTCTTCGTATTTTTCTATGGAGGGTGGGTTAAAGGTAACCAATTTAGGTTCGAGAAAAAGAGCCGTGGAACGGGCTAACGATACTGTACTACTGGCAGAGACCAGCGGCGTAGCTATGGTTTTCAGTGCCCGGGGACAAAGCCAGATTTCacgccccctcgtgacaaaatgtaagccataattcctaattatgtaacataaatttggCGCCCCCAATGTACCCCTTCAcccccctagctacgccactggcaGAGACATAGaaagtattacaaaaaataatgtacTTCGTAAGAAATAGAAGTATAGGGTGCAGATTGAGTATTACTATCAGTGAGATAAAAACCATGGTCGTGAGGAGAcgtataaagtaaaatgttagaGTCATCATCAAAGTGGATGAGCGTACATTAAAATAAGTGGACAAGTTTGTCTACTTGGGGCACCTAATAACTGAAAATGGTAAATGCGAAGCAGAAATCATAAGAAGGGTAGAAATTTCAAGAGTAAATTTCATCCGTATGGAAGAAACGTATCAAATACCTGAAACATTATCTTAGAGACAAAGAAGAAACTTGTAAACTGTTATATACTAGCCATTTTTCTGTATGCTGCAGAGACTTGGACTTTAACCAAAGGACTCTGGGGCAAATAGAAGCGTTGGAAATGTGGATCCTttcaaaaatgttgaaaatatctTGTAAagagtacaaaacaaacaaggaaatacTGGAAATTGCCAAAACAAAGTGTACACTAAAAGCAgacatccaaaaaaaaaaaagtgttagtattttagacacattattaaaacaaataagattCAAAGAACTTTGACAGAGGGTGAGGTAGAAAGAGAAGTTGACTAAGGAGAAAAGGGGTCACAGATGTCACAGAGTGATTGCTGTCTTGCTACAGTGGCTGTGTGAGGAAGACATAGGACATGGCGAACGTTGACAGTTAATCTCCTGGATGTAGCATGTTCTTCTACTTGATGAAAAAATTATATCTGTAGGTTAAAAAGGCAGATTGGCTTACTGGATGTTAAACGACAAAACAGAAGAAAGGATAGGATTGTTATAGATGGGATTTAATCAGTCTGGAGGAATATCACactttgaattataagtataattttgatgaaaaataacattaacagtgttatggaagaaaaatatGGTGGTGTTTTGGTTTATCCATCTCTTAAGTTAGGCAAGCAATGAATTGTTGTTTGTGGCAGGGCAAACAgaattatattacatataagaTAAAGAGATTATAATGTCATTGTAGAGGTCActggttagaccacatttggagTACTATGTTTTGTCTTGGGCTCCTTAGTTTAGAAAGAACATGGCATTGTTGGAAACTGTTTAGAGTGCGCTACTTAGATGGGAAAGTTGTCATACGAGAATAGAATAAGATTTCtgcatttgtttttttcttttaagaaatagAGGATATCTTATTGAGTTATTTAAAGTTGTAAAGGAAAATGATTGTGTTGctgagtagttttttttttcgtatttaatgATGAGAATGGTAAGACtatggaacacaaatataaattttgaaagagCCGGAGTCTTCTTTATCTACGACGGCGTTATTTTTTCTAACAGGATAAATGGCCTTTGACACAGGTTGTCTTCAGATATCATATGCAATTAATCTAAGGGACTTTAAGGGAAAGTTTGATAACTATTTGAAAGttaataactgtttctaaatcTTTTTTGTGGTTAGTTTAATTTAGTGGATGGGGCAGACTATATGGACCAAAAGATCTTTTGTTAgcattttatgttatgttatgaaCTCTTGAATCCGCAGTCTGGACATGTGAGGTACTAGGCCACGTCTGGTCCTATTTTTTGCATCACATGGATAGAATTCCATAAGTATTGTATTCTCACGAAGAAATATGAGGTAAGAAATGTCTTATACATTTCTTACTTAGCTCCTCAGTTGGAACCATGTACGgtttgtaattatataattttacttttaatacacaaacaagcTTTTCTCAGTATGCTCTTCTCCGAGTGGTATGTCGTGGAAGTAACTTATGTATACATGGCTGGGCACGTGGAGGACTTTCGCTATTGATCTTTGTGTTAGGGAATTCTCACGTTTTACTCAAAACGTCTGGAACACGACTTAATtcctatctatgctctgcccaccacaggtatcgaaacttggtttttatcGTAGAAATACTACTGTTCCACTAAGGGCGAGGAGAAGTTAGTACAAATTGGTTACATTTATTAAGATTTGCCCTATCATTTTTCAATAACACATAACATAACTTTTtgggacctgttggtccatttCGGCTGTTCTACACTCtcaactaaattaactttaaaaaagaacTTAAAGCTAttcattatcattcatatatttatcaggcttttcttaatttcattaaaacttgattaatctacaacatctgaaggcaacccattccaaaggccaacttTTAGAACAATTAAACTGCCTTAGCTAAAGATGGCTCCAAatttacacatttgtcttctctTCCTACTGTTGTCACTACTAAATATGAAGAAAGATTATGTGTAATCAAAAACTATTAATTccctttataattttaaacacctcagtcagaaCCCtcttaactcttcttttttcatgagaaaacaatttgagatattTCAACCTCTCCTCACATGACAGCCCCTCAATCCCTGGCATCATTCTAGTAGCCCATCACTGAAGCCTATCCAACAACTTATTTTTTTCCTaaagtaaggagcccaagactgaatacaatattccaaatgtgacctCACCAGTAACAtatacagtgaaattataacttctttagacttgtattaaatatttatgtagatacaacctaaaatcctttTTGTCCTACTAATAGTAACAGAACACTGCTTTGGTGGTCTTAGAGACTTATTGACTATTAGACTAAAATCCATTTCTTTCATGACACGGTTAatgttattcccatccaaattatattcataatttaaattatgataactcacatacattatcttgtatttattataattaacagccgtctgtcatttatttgcccaattcaataaatgatctaaaacCTTTCGAAAAcagcagcatcctctttacaGCTATGCTCAAGACCTCAATATTacctgcaaatttaagtaatttattgactgttCTCTCATCTATGTCACTAATGTAAATCAAAAGGAGGAAAggttctaagactgagccctgaggtaccctcttgttacattaatccagtttaactgaattccatttgtaacaaccctcagctttcttccatccaatcattcttctatccaatttgctaacttatccttCCACACCTACAGAGAcaatttttacaagccttttatgtggcaccttggaAAATGCTCTCTGAAACTCCAAATGCATAAATATACACCCTTACCTTCATCTTAATAAGCAGTAATCTtctcaaagaatgtcaaaagatctATAATGCAATATTTTTCCTTactgaaaccatgttgactatccaataaaattcatCACTTTGTTAAATACCTTCGCAAA is from Tachypleus tridentatus isolate NWPU-2018 chromosome 2, ASM421037v1, whole genome shotgun sequence and encodes:
- the LOC143242017 gene encoding zinc transporter ZIP3-like, which produces MFAPVNMSETLEQLNQTYLDQMNVSTRFPWSKPVKKNGMEYYSGVELVTAQIVSSMGMFGSMLASFMVPYFCVARWPQTMRGLRYQLALSLANCFSGGVFMATFFVGLLPEVRKMFQLVLELKGIHTNIPITECMVFVGFVLALLIEQVALNYQENKTSVRLPSSNGFINLDKKDWCDKETNSDPDRSKRLLKSESRESLLSEANHSTDEEEMYLKARTLSNHINEVSGLESASSYQDYEDKQETSSLTTVGSGHTASHGHSHADIGNLIYQESGVRFILLVLSLTIHSIFEGLALGLQNDVVTLFNLFLGVAIHELLVAFSMGVNVARLRLSRAATFLFSVLFSASIPVGQIVGLCVGSNQSIGGQTVSAVLQAIAAGTFIHVTFMEVIPCEFKDSGHRLIKVFFLFIGFLSLLGCTVALNEGAGHTH